GGTCCATCTTGGAACGAAACGGCATCGCGGAGGCATCAGCATGCAATCGAGGCGGAACTGTCTTCCAGATCAATCGCCTATATAGGGGATAGCCGTGCCAAAATCGTCAGGCGCGCTGCCTGTGGATTGTATGGCCTCAAGCCTCATCTTCCAATGCGTGCATGTCGTCATCGGACAGGCCAAAATGATGGCCGATCTCGTGGACAAGGACGTGTGCGATGACTTTTTCAAGGCTGTCACTGCCCTCGCGCCAATAACGGATCATGGGCTTGCGATAGAGAAAGACCATGTCTGGCTGGGTGGCGACATCGAACAGGCTTTTCCGCGTGACATC
This genomic stretch from Parvularcula sp. LCG005 harbors:
- a CDS encoding metallopeptidase family protein, giving the protein MTDLSADHFESVVREVYNSLPEAFRTLSKDVHIRVVDYADDETLARLGISHPDGLLGLYHGVDVTRKSLFDVATQPDMVFLYRKPMIRYWREGSDSLEKVIAHVLVHEIGHHFGLSDDDMHALEDEA